One Salvelinus namaycush isolate Seneca chromosome 4, SaNama_1.0, whole genome shotgun sequence genomic window carries:
- the LOC120045700 gene encoding forkhead box protein L3-like: MFDNSQYPYNCFNYDGDGYPSCSTDEDKKMCRPAYSYIALIAMAIQQSPEHRVTLSGIYEFIMKRFPYYRSNQRAWQNSIRHNLSLNSCFVKVPRTEGNEKGKGNYWTFATGCESMLDLFENGNFRRRRRRRNMKIGFREPGEPFLPVNNNNNNINNQQSGSTRRSDPNPNPDSFCSISPAHRPGHHNPLNPNCQGKPEPEIKFSIDYILSTPDPPLPGFRPPHSGTTEPHIHILEPQHLNLHFWTL; encoded by the exons ATGTTTGATAACTCACAGTATCCATATAACTGCTTCAACTATGATGGAGATGGATACCCTTCCTGCAGCACAGATGAAGACAAGAAGATGTGTCGACCTGCTTACAG TTACATAGCGTTGATAGCCATGGCCATCCAGCAGAGTCCAGAGCACCGGGTCACCCTGTCAGGGATCTATGAGTTCATCATGAAGCGCTTTCCCTACTACCG GTCCAACCAGAGGGCATGGCAAAACTCCATACgacacaacctctctctcaacagcTGCTTTGTTAAG GTTCCCCGTACGGAGGGAAATGAGAAGGGGAAAGGCAACTACTGGACCTTCGCCACCGGTTGTGAGTCCATGCTCGACCTCTTTGAGAACGGCAACTTTCGGCGTCGCCGGCGCCGACGCAACATGAAGATTGGTTTCAGAGAGCCTGGGGAGCCTTTCCTGCcagtaaacaacaacaataacaacatcaACAACCAACAAAGCGGCTCCACCAGGCGGTCCGATCCTAACCCCAACCCGGACTCCTTCTGCTCCATCAGCCCTGCCCACAGACCAGGTCACCACAACCCCCTCAACCCAAACTGCCAGGGGAAACCAGAACCGGAAATTAAATTCAGTATTGACTACATCCTCTCCACCCCAGACCCCCCTCTGCCGGGCTTCAGACCCCCACATAGTGGTACAACAGAGCCCCACATACACATTCTGGAGCCCCAACACCTCAACCTGCACTTCTGGACCCTGTGA